The genomic region CCTCCAGAGTCGGACACTATTAAAGAACAGTGTAGTTACCTTATTCACCTACTCAGATTTCATATTATAGCTCTGAACACCAATTAAAACAAGAGCTGTTATTTAATAGAGCCATGCGTTATCGTAACATAAAGCCTTCCACCATCTAAAATGTATGTCAGCATATATGTCCAGAGCAAAAGAACATAAAACCATATAATCAAAGGTTACAACATCTACAACCAAAGCTCTTAAAGGGAGGTGTGTGGCTCTTAAAAGAGCCGTTGAGTTCTTTCAGTTGGTGTGAATGAGTTTAACCACCGAAGCCGTACAGAGTGCGGCCCTGTCTCTTCAGAGCGTACACCACGTCCATGGCGGTCACGGTCTTCCTCTTGGCGTGCTCGGTGTAAGTGACGGCGTCACGGATCACGTTCTCCAGGAACACCTTCAGCACACCGCGGGTCTCCTCGTAGATCAGACCCGAGATACGCTTCACTCCGCCACGACGAGCAAGACGGCGGATGGCGGGTTTGGTGATTCCCTGGATGTTATCGCGGAGAACTTTACGGTGACGCTTGGCGCCTCCCTTTCCGAGTCCTTTGCCTCCCTTGCCCCTTCCACTCATGGTTATAGTTTCTTTGACCGAACAAAGACGAATGAAAGTCAGTGACACAGGTCCTGTGTCTTTATGTGTGCTCTGAGGACGTAAAAGAAAACGGTACGAACGAGTTTCGCTGGGCGGATCGAAGCTCTGTGGCTCCGCCCACTCTTCGGTTGTCCAAATGTTGACATTTTAATCtagttcactttaaaaaaaaaaaaaaaaaaaaaaaaaaaacaccacatgaTCACTAGAATCTTTAGTTCATATTAAACACTCTGATCAACTGTAAAACGCCAAGTTTTTTTTCAAAGTATATTAGGTAGTtcgaaaaatatatatatgaagtGCACTAGTCTGTAATTCGCTCAGTTTGGGATAACAAAACATTAGATGTGCTTTGTGGTCAAGCACAATGTACATTGTGTATGTATAACGCAACTGAAGGGAGGGGAGAaaacgcgcgcgcgcacacacacacacgatataATCGCGCTGTTttacaacataaaacaaatactTGATTTTGTCTGTTTGCTTTTGACTTTGAAGTACTACACAGTTTTCAACAGTTCGTGTTACTTTAAAATTTTGTGTGGACATGTGCTCTTTAGAAGAAGTGGGTGGCTCTGAGAAGAGCCGTTGGGTGGATgcagcagagctgcagtttACTTGGAGCTGGTGTACTTGGTCACGGCCTTTGTGCCCTCGGACACGGCGTGCTTGGCCAGCTCACCGGGCAGCAGGAGGCGCACGGCGGTCTGGATCTCCCTGGAGGTGATGGTGGAGCGCTTGTTGTAGTGAGCCAGGCGGGAGGCCTCAGAGGCGATGCGCTCGAAGATGTCGTTGACGAACGAGTTCATGATGCTCATGGCCTTGGAGGAGATGCCGGTGTCGGGGTGCACCTGCTTCAGCACCTTGTACACGTAGATGGCGTAGCTCTCCTTCCtggtctttctcttcttcttgccGCCCTTGCCGGCGGTTTTAGTCACGGCTTTCTTGGAGCCCTTCTTGGGCGCGGACTTTGCGGGTTCAGGCATTTTTCTTCGTCGCTACTTCACAGCAGAGAATGTGCCTGTCAGCGCAGAGCAGCTCCCTTTTATTTCCGCTGTATGCAAATAAGGCTGTGCAGATCCCCGCCTGTCATTGGTCGAGGCTCTGCCTTTGGTCGAAAGATTGGGCGTGCCGTGTAAACACGGAAGACCAAAAAGGAAAGCTGGAAGTTCCTGTCGGCGTCAGTCCCCCTCCCCCTTCAATCAGTTCAATTAATCAGTTAAATGTGGCGCCCTgtcataaatatttaatttctatTAATTTTGAAAGCTTATAGTTTGCATATGATCTCATCATCAAGTGTTAAACATTTGTTGAACATTTTACGTCCTGTGCATGACAATGCAAAGGTTGATTCTCAGtcttttaatataaataaacaaatacataaataaaaaaatgtaaacctgTGCCACTGATACTGTTACTGCTGTATATTTGCTCTGAAGAAGGGACCAGAGGAAAGAAGATGAAAGCATCAAGTAACCTCTAGCGTTCTGGTTTGATTCCCAGTTCCGAGCTTCAGCATTGTCATAAGCATTATaaacaactcaaataaacaTACGTTTAAACTTAGTTCCACACAATCTGTAGCCCCATCCTGAGACAGACCAACACCTTGACCAGGGTTTCTTTGTCTGAGGTGTGATAGctgagaatgaatgaatggcttTTGCAGATTGAAGAACAGCACTCACTGAATCTGTACATTTATTCTTTGTGGGGGAGctgcacagctgacacagagaaacagacaccCTCATTCACAGCTACAGTCAAtctagaatcaccaattaaactAACCAGTGTTTGGACTGCAGGACGCAAcaacagggagaacatgcaattgctgaaagaaaagcagcaggcaGCTGGATTAAAACTCAGAAACATCCTGTGAGGCAACATTGCAAATCACGATATTTCAAGTACTGCTTTGATTAATGCTATAGGAACAATAATCCATGCATTCACCAAATCCATGTGTGAAGTCTGTGGATAACACCACTGGTCTCTGTAACTACAGATAGGGATACCAGCACCATAGCCAACGGTGTTCAGAAAACAACCAAGGAggtcactgtatgtgtgtgtgtgtgtgtatgtgtgtatgtatatatatatatatatatatatatatatatatataaaaaaacacccagcacgcccctgtgggcggtttatccttcaagctcgggtcctctaccagaggcctgggagcttgagggtcctgcagtatcttagctgttcccaggactgcgctcttctggacagagatctccgatgttattcccgggatctgctggagccactcgcctagcttgggagtcaccgcacctagtgctccgattaccacggggaccaccgttaccttcaccctccacatcctctcgagctcttttctgagcccttggtatttctccagcttctcgtgttccttcttcctgatgttgctgtcattcggaaccgctacatcgatcactacggccgtcttcttctgtttgtctaccaccactatgtggtccccgtggtaatcggagcactaggttggtggctaaccaaccggacatagtggtggtagatagatacatacacacacacacacacacacacacacacacacacacacacacacacacacacatataatgtCTATTTTAAACTATATATAGATATCATCCTGTAAATTCCCACTTgaatttttcttaaatatttgattttgattaCTAGCTATGAGAACTGCTGATCCTCAGCTTCGCATGCCCATTCAAATCTTTGTTGACCTCAGAGTGATTCTTTTCTGACTCTTTTGTGTCTGGCTTATTGGCAGTAGTTacatcataagattcttaaaaactgagctttaaaacatGCTAATAAATCTCTAATAAAAACCCAGAGATGCTGACAGTGATCCCTGACTATTTTAGGGATATAAAGCactatttaaaacacaaagcattaaaacacattaagaaGAAAACATATTGatgatgctcaatcatccaggtaaatatatctccaaaagttgattctgttcatctggacgtagcgttttgtgggagaaacgttttgtcactcatccaagtgacttcttcagtctcagctgactgcaggtttctccaaattttataaacagcacatttgcataatgactgaaaccagcccagtgaaggaacaatgggctgggaggtcagctcctcaatcttaattatgcaaattctcatgaccactgatcaatagccatgagtaccattcacagagagttggggaatggctgcaatcacagcattgtaagatggcgaagaacctgcagtcagctgagactgaagaagtcacttggatgagtgacgaaatgtttctccaacaaaatgctacgtccagatgaacagaatcaacttttggagataagAAGACAACAGTCTTAATGAATTTGTTGTAGTTTAACCATTAAAGGACACTATTAAAAGGTAATATTAAAAGGTTTGCTCAAAATATTGCCATCATTATTAAGCGTAGTGGTGGCCAAATTAAGGTATTCGAAGCagtgaagcttgtattgaagaAGGGTTAGTTACTCTAAGCTTTTTAACGCTTttctgccctctggtggacaaaaatatgaagaggcGCATGAATGTACAACTTGAAATGAACTACTTCATTATGTTTGCCTCTGCACAGCTGAGTTGATACACTGTATTTGATATCATGTGACAATTCTCTGCGATATTGATAAGGTGGTTTGAACATGTATTTTGGGGGGTGGAAAGAAAAGTTTGTCGTATTTGATTATTAGGACTCAATGTAGCTCAGGAAGTCAATGAACATGGGACTGTTCAGAGGAACCAAGCCTGGACACTGGTTCTGTATGGAAAGCCAATGTATCACTtaatggacatttgttttattGAAAATTTATCGTATATCCCCAGCACACATAATAAGTAAATGTATTGATTTCCtattttaatgaaatatatattttgaccCAATTATTTAAAGGTGTATTTATTTAGTTCACTTTGGTGCCCACCATCAAACATTATTCATTATACCTGTAGCTAATATTTTCTAATTCACGTTCATTATACTTAACTGCCTTTAACTCGTATTACTCTTTACTCTCTGTAGAATAGGGACGTGATTCCATGTTACGCATCACAGCACACC from Astatotilapia calliptera chromosome 10, fAstCal1.2, whole genome shotgun sequence harbors:
- the LOC113030154 gene encoding histone H4, whose amino-acid sequence is MSGRGKGGKGLGKGGAKRHRKVLRDNIQGITKPAIRRLARRGGVKRISGLIYEETRGVLKVFLENVIRDAVTYTEHAKRKTVTAMDVVYALKRQGRTLYGFGG
- the LOC113030148 gene encoding histone H2B 1/2, which translates into the protein MPEPAKSAPKKGSKKAVTKTAGKGGKKKRKTRKESYAIYVYKVLKQVHPDTGISSKAMSIMNSFVNDIFERIASEASRLAHYNKRSTITSREIQTAVRLLLPGELAKHAVSEGTKAVTKYTSSK